From Streptomyces durmitorensis, a single genomic window includes:
- a CDS encoding NUDIX hydrolase, producing MSPYDPSAFPPFAVTVDLVVLTVRRHALCALAVRRGEAPFQGRWALPGGFVRDDEDLSAAAARELVEETGLCAHAPDTPVQVNGAHLEQLATYGDPKRDPRMRVVSVAHLALAPDLPAPRAGGDAHSARWAPVEALLHQSGYGREDEQAAPLAFDHAQILADGVERARSKIEYSSLATAFCPPEFTVGELRRVYEAVWGVVLDPRNFHRKVTGTPGFLVPTGGTTTRQGGRPAQLFRAGGATLLNPPMLRPEV from the coding sequence ATGTCGCCCTACGACCCGTCGGCCTTCCCGCCCTTTGCTGTCACCGTCGATCTGGTCGTGCTGACCGTGCGCCGCCACGCGCTCTGCGCGCTTGCGGTACGCCGGGGTGAGGCACCGTTCCAGGGCCGTTGGGCGCTCCCCGGCGGATTTGTGCGCGACGACGAGGACCTGTCGGCCGCCGCCGCGCGGGAGCTGGTCGAGGAGACGGGGCTGTGTGCCCATGCTCCGGACACCCCGGTCCAGGTGAACGGCGCGCACCTGGAGCAGCTCGCCACGTACGGCGACCCCAAGCGCGATCCACGGATGCGGGTCGTCAGCGTCGCCCATCTCGCGCTCGCTCCCGATCTGCCCGCACCGCGGGCCGGTGGTGATGCCCACAGCGCGCGCTGGGCGCCGGTCGAGGCGCTGCTCCACCAGAGCGGGTACGGCCGCGAGGACGAGCAGGCGGCGCCGCTCGCCTTCGATCACGCGCAGATCCTGGCGGACGGCGTGGAGCGCGCCCGTTCGAAGATCGAGTACTCCTCGCTGGCGACGGCCTTCTGCCCGCCCGAGTTCACCGTCGGCGAGCTGCGCCGGGTGTACGAGGCCGTGTGGGGCGTCGTGCTCGACCCGCGCAACTTCCACCGCAAGGTGACCGGCACGCCGGGCTTCCTCGTCCCCACCGGCGGTACCACCACCCGCCAGGGCGGCCGCCCCGCCCAGCTCTTCCGCGCGGGCGGCGCGACGCTGCTCAACCCGCCGATGCTGCGCCCCGAGGTCTGA
- a CDS encoding DNA gyrase/topoisomerase IV subunit B, whose amino-acid sequence MTAETSVPSTALLTGADRDGSNYTARHLLVLEGLEAVRKRPGMYIGSTDSRGLLHCLWEIIDNSVDEALGGYCDHIEVILHDDASVEVRDNGRGIPVDVEPKTGLSGVEVVMTKLHAGGKFGGGSYAASGGLHGVGASVVNALSARLDVEVDRAGHTHAISFRRGVPGAFAKPGPDADFDSSAKLRKAKKIPKTRTGTRVRYWADRQIFLKDAKLNLETLHQRARQTAFLVPGLTIVVRDEYGLGEGGTKGEESFRFDGGISEFCEYLAQDKAVCDVLRLSGQGSFKETVPVLDDHGQMTPTEVTRDLVVDVAMRWGTGYDTTLRSFVNIIATPKGGTHVSGFERSLTKTMNEVLRSQKVLRVAEDDIVKDDALEGLTAVVTVRLAEPQFEGQTKEVLGTSAANRIVAQVIAKELKAFLTSTRRDAKAQARAVMDKAVAAARTRIAARQHKDAQRRKTALESSSLPAKLADCRSDDVERSELFIVEGDSALGTAKLARNSEFQALLPIRGKILNVQKASVSDMLKNAECGAIIQVIGAGSGRTFDIDAARYGKIILLVDADVDGAHIRILLLTLFQRYMRPMVEAGRVFAAVPPLHRIELVQPKKGQDKYVYTYSDNELRETLLEYQRKGIRFKDSIQRYKGLGEMDADQLAETTMDPRYRTLRRVNIGDLDAAEQVFDLLMGNDVAPRKEFITSSAATLDRSRIDA is encoded by the coding sequence GTGACCGCCGAGACGTCCGTGCCGTCCACAGCATTGCTGACCGGAGCAGACCGGGACGGTTCCAACTACACCGCGCGGCACCTGCTCGTCCTGGAGGGGCTCGAAGCCGTTCGCAAGCGTCCGGGCATGTACATCGGGTCGACGGACAGCCGTGGCCTGCTGCACTGCCTCTGGGAGATCATCGACAACTCCGTCGATGAGGCCCTGGGAGGCTACTGCGACCACATCGAAGTCATCCTCCACGACGACGCCTCGGTAGAGGTCCGGGACAACGGCCGAGGCATCCCGGTGGATGTCGAGCCCAAGACCGGCCTCTCCGGAGTCGAGGTCGTCATGACGAAGCTCCACGCGGGCGGCAAGTTCGGCGGTGGCTCGTACGCCGCTTCCGGCGGCCTGCACGGCGTGGGTGCCTCCGTGGTGAACGCCCTGTCCGCGCGCCTCGACGTAGAGGTGGACCGCGCGGGGCACACCCACGCGATCAGCTTCCGTCGTGGTGTTCCCGGAGCCTTCGCCAAGCCCGGCCCCGACGCCGACTTCGACTCGTCGGCCAAGCTGCGCAAGGCCAAGAAGATCCCCAAGACGCGTACGGGTACGCGGGTGCGGTACTGGGCGGATCGCCAGATCTTCCTCAAGGATGCCAAGCTCAATTTGGAGACGCTGCATCAGCGTGCCCGGCAGACGGCGTTTTTGGTGCCGGGTCTGACGATTGTGGTGCGTGATGAGTACGGTCTGGGGGAGGGCGGTACCAAGGGGGAGGAGTCCTTCCGTTTCGACGGCGGGATCAGTGAGTTCTGTGAGTATCTGGCGCAGGACAAGGCGGTGTGTGATGTGCTGCGGCTGTCGGGGCAGGGCAGTTTCAAGGAGACCGTGCCGGTCCTGGATGATCACGGGCAGATGACGCCCACCGAGGTGACCCGTGATCTCGTGGTGGATGTGGCGATGCGCTGGGGCACGGGCTACGACACGACGCTGCGGTCCTTTGTGAACATCATTGCCACGCCCAAGGGCGGCACGCATGTGTCGGGCTTCGAGCGCTCGCTGACGAAGACGATGAATGAGGTGCTGCGCAGTCAGAAGGTGCTGCGGGTGGCCGAGGACGACATCGTCAAGGACGACGCCCTGGAGGGGCTGACCGCGGTGGTCACGGTGCGTCTGGCGGAGCCGCAGTTCGAGGGGCAGACCAAGGAGGTGCTGGGCACCTCGGCGGCCAACCGGATTGTCGCCCAGGTGATCGCCAAGGAGCTCAAGGCGTTTTTGACGTCGACCAGGCGTGATGCGAAGGCGCAGGCGCGGGCGGTGATGGACAAGGCGGTGGCCGCGGCCCGTACGCGGATCGCGGCGCGTCAGCACAAGGATGCCCAGCGCCGTAAGACGGCCCTGGAGTCCTCCTCGTTGCCCGCGAAGCTGGCGGATTGCCGCAGTGATGATGTGGAGCGCAGCGAGCTGTTCATCGTGGAGGGTGACTCGGCGCTGGGCACGGCGAAGCTGGCGCGGAACTCGGAGTTCCAGGCGTTGTTGCCGATCCGGGGGAAGATCCTCAACGTTCAGAAGGCGTCCGTGTCGGACATGCTGAAGAACGCCGAGTGCGGGGCGATCATCCAGGTCATAGGGGCGGGGTCGGGGCGGACCTTCGACATCGACGCGGCCCGCTACGGGAAGATCATTCTTCTGGTGGACGCCGATGTGGACGGCGCGCACATCCGGATCCTGCTGCTCACCCTCTTCCAGCGTTATATGCGTCCGATGGTGGAGGCGGGCCGGGTCTTCGCGGCGGTGCCGCCGTTGCACCGGATCGAGCTGGTGCAGCCGAAGAAGGGCCAGGACAAGTACGTCTACACGTACTCGGACAATGAGCTGCGCGAGACGCTCCTTGAGTATCAGCGCAAGGGGATCCGGTTCAAGGATTCCATTCAGCGTTACAAGGGTCTGGGTGAGATGGACGCGGACCAGCTCGCGGAGACGACGATGGATCCGCGTTATCGCACGCTGCGGCGGGTCAACATCGGTGACCTGGACGCCGCCGAGCAGGTCTTCGATCTCCTGATGGGCAACGACGTGGCACCCCGCAAGGAATTCATCACCAGCTCAGCCGCGACGCTGGACCGCTCGCGCATCGACGCGTAG
- a CDS encoding amylo-alpha-1,6-glucosidase, which translates to MPLPAPSPVSGREGPQRPTPTPPRLPGGQAPAPAPRRPAQLPPAHATLICVAMPALAISTDQGQLTGRGLEGFYRAGRRLLSRCELRVAGREPVAVQARMLSADRARFVATLRPSADGGPDPDVIVERTRYADGTERIILRSAAARPLRLPVEVSLGTDLAELGAVASGTTGPELPASVHDSGMRWSSPAGHCAVTAHPAPADALASAGLLRWEVELPPGGTWSLELRVRPEGAGPVRAVGRGMSQSLATASAAGDDPRARALLDRSVEDLQALLLRDPEHPTDVHLAAGAPWRCGLAPAEALAAARMALPLGTRIAAGTLRTLARRQLVGKGPRAGMIPGPLRNAGPHLPPGCTGVEATLLFPALLAEAWRWGLSAQETEELLPAAERCLRWLLAAADDGGSLPDPYPGGPARCETQAHAHRAALLGADLLEAHGRSGGTDLRQWAERLRGTFREEFWVEDRTGGRPAAACLADGRPVPLFTGGAAHLLDTGLLGSGVLAPGLLDKVQTEQLARLLGGPAVDSGWGLRSLGVREAAYNPFGHRAGAVRVHETAVAVAGLAAAGYEKEASALLRGVMAAAETFGHRLPEMYAGEQRTEGGAPLPHPAACRPAATAAAAGVQLLTALAGIRPDAPSGTVTLRPVSSAPLGELGLTALRVAGAPFSVRVSRLGLAMVEEAADGLQLGV; encoded by the coding sequence ATGCCCCTGCCCGCCCCGTCTCCTGTCTCCGGCAGAGAGGGTCCCCAGCGGCCCACGCCGACTCCACCGCGGCTGCCCGGCGGGCAGGCCCCGGCTCCCGCGCCGCGGCGCCCCGCACAGCTGCCGCCCGCGCACGCCACGCTGATCTGTGTCGCCATGCCCGCACTGGCGATCTCCACGGACCAGGGGCAGTTGACCGGCCGCGGGCTCGAGGGGTTCTACCGCGCGGGGCGCAGGCTGCTGTCCCGTTGCGAACTGCGGGTGGCGGGGCGCGAGCCGGTCGCCGTGCAGGCGCGGATGCTCTCGGCCGACCGTGCCCGCTTCGTCGCGACGCTGCGTCCGTCCGCGGACGGCGGCCCGGACCCGGACGTGATCGTCGAGCGGACCCGGTACGCGGACGGCACGGAGCGGATCATCCTGCGCAGCGCCGCGGCACGCCCCCTCCGGCTGCCTGTGGAGGTGTCGCTCGGCACGGATCTGGCGGAGCTCGGTGCGGTCGCGTCCGGCACCACCGGCCCCGAACTGCCCGCCAGTGTCCACGACTCCGGCATGCGCTGGTCATCGCCCGCGGGCCACTGTGCGGTCACCGCGCATCCGGCACCCGCGGACGCGCTGGCCTCCGCGGGGCTGCTGCGCTGGGAGGTGGAGCTGCCGCCGGGCGGCACCTGGAGCCTGGAGCTGCGGGTGCGGCCGGAGGGGGCGGGCCCGGTGAGGGCGGTCGGGCGCGGGATGTCGCAGTCCCTCGCCACGGCGTCGGCCGCCGGCGACGACCCCAGGGCCCGGGCCCTGCTGGACCGGTCCGTGGAGGATCTGCAGGCGTTGCTGTTGCGGGACCCCGAGCACCCGACCGACGTCCACCTGGCCGCGGGGGCGCCATGGCGCTGTGGTCTCGCACCGGCCGAGGCGCTCGCGGCCGCCCGGATGGCCTTGCCGCTCGGTACGCGGATCGCCGCGGGGACGCTGCGCACGCTCGCCCGCCGTCAACTGGTGGGCAAGGGGCCGCGGGCGGGCATGATCCCCGGGCCGTTGCGGAACGCGGGGCCGCATCTGCCGCCCGGGTGCACGGGAGTCGAGGCCACGCTGCTCTTCCCGGCGCTGCTGGCGGAGGCGTGGCGTTGGGGGCTGTCGGCGCAGGAGACCGAGGAGTTGCTGCCGGCGGCCGAGCGCTGCCTGCGGTGGCTGCTCGCGGCGGCCGACGACGGAGGGAGCCTGCCGGACCCGTATCCAGGTGGCCCCGCGCGCTGCGAGACCCAGGCCCATGCCCACCGGGCCGCGCTGCTGGGCGCCGACCTGCTCGAGGCGCACGGCCGTTCGGGCGGCACCGACCTGCGGCAGTGGGCGGAGCGGCTGCGGGGCACGTTCCGGGAGGAATTCTGGGTGGAGGACCGGACGGGTGGCAGGCCCGCCGCGGCTTGCCTGGCCGACGGCCGCCCCGTGCCGCTGTTCACCGGCGGTGCCGCCCACCTCCTCGACACAGGTCTGCTCGGGTCGGGCGTGCTCGCGCCGGGGCTTCTCGACAAGGTGCAGACCGAGCAGCTCGCCCGGCTGCTTGGCGGGCCCGCCGTGGACTCGGGCTGGGGGCTGCGGAGCCTGGGCGTCAGGGAAGCCGCGTACAACCCTTTCGGACATCGTGCCGGGGCGGTCCGTGTCCATGAGACGGCGGTCGCCGTCGCGGGTCTGGCCGCCGCCGGGTACGAGAAGGAGGCGAGCGCACTGCTGCGCGGGGTGATGGCGGCGGCCGAGACGTTCGGTCACCGGCTGCCTGAGATGTACGCGGGGGAGCAGCGCACGGAGGGCGGTGCTCCGTTGCCGCACCCCGCTGCATGCCGCCCGGCGGCCACCGCCGCGGCCGCCGGGGTGCAGCTCCTCACGGCGCTCGCCGGGATCCGGCCCGATGCCCCCTCGGGCACGGTGACGCTGCGGCCGGTCAGCAGCGCACCCCTGGGGGAGCTGGGACTGACGGCGCTGCGCGTCGCGGGTGCCCCCTTCTCCGTACGTGTCAGCAGGCTCGGCCTCGCCATGGTCGAGGAGGCGGCCGACGGGCTGCAGCTGGGGGTGTGA
- a CDS encoding RNA polymerase sigma factor, whose product MFVSASTSRTLPPEIAESVSVMALIERGKADGQIAGDDVRRAFEADQIPATQWKNVLRSLNQILEEEGVTLMVSAAEPKRPRKSVAAKSPAKRTATKTVAVKTATAKQATATAAPEAPAADVAAEDAPAKKVAAKKTTAKKAVAKKTVAKKATAKKSSKQDDEMVDDEATEETPAKGKPGEGESTEEGPQAGFVLSDEDEDDAPAQQVAAAGATADPVKDYLKQIGKVPLLNAEQEVELAKRIEAGLFAEDKLANADKLAPKLKRELEIIAEDGRRAKNHLLEANLRLVVSLAKRYTGRGMLFLDLIQEGNLGLIRAVEKFDYTKGYKFSTYATWWIRQAITRAMADQARTIRIPVHMVEVINKLARVQRQMLQDLGREPTPEELAKELDMTPEKVIEVQKYGREPISLHTPLGEDGDSEFGDLIEDSEAVVPADAVSFTLLQEQLHSVLDTLSEREAGVVSMRFGLTDGQPKTLDEIGKVYGVTRERIRQIESKTMSKLRHPSRSQVLRDYLD is encoded by the coding sequence TTGTTCGTGTCGGCCAGCACATCCCGTACGCTCCCGCCGGAGATCGCCGAATCCGTCTCTGTCATGGCGCTCATCGAGCGGGGAAAGGCTGATGGGCAGATCGCCGGCGATGACGTGCGTCGTGCCTTCGAAGCTGACCAGATTCCGGCCACTCAGTGGAAGAACGTTCTGCGCAGCCTCAACCAGATCCTCGAGGAAGAGGGTGTGACGCTGATGGTCAGTGCCGCGGAGCCGAAACGCCCCCGCAAGAGCGTCGCAGCGAAGAGCCCGGCCAAGCGCACCGCGACCAAGACCGTCGCGGTCAAGACGGCCACGGCTAAGCAGGCCACCGCGACCGCCGCCCCCGAGGCGCCGGCCGCAGATGTCGCAGCTGAGGACGCGCCCGCGAAGAAGGTCGCAGCCAAGAAGACGACGGCAAAGAAGGCCGTCGCCAAGAAGACCGTCGCCAAGAAGGCGACGGCAAAGAAGTCGTCCAAGCAGGACGACGAGATGGTGGACGACGAGGCCACCGAGGAGACTCCCGCCAAGGGCAAGCCCGGTGAGGGCGAGTCCACGGAAGAGGGCCCTCAGGCAGGCTTCGTACTGTCCGACGAGGACGAGGACGACGCCCCGGCCCAGCAGGTTGCCGCGGCCGGTGCCACCGCCGACCCCGTCAAGGACTACCTGAAGCAGATCGGCAAGGTCCCGCTCCTCAACGCGGAGCAGGAGGTCGAGCTCGCCAAGCGCATCGAGGCCGGCCTGTTCGCCGAGGACAAGCTGGCGAACGCCGACAAGCTCGCGCCGAAGCTCAAGCGTGAGCTGGAGATCATCGCCGAGGACGGGCGCCGCGCCAAGAACCACCTCCTGGAGGCCAACCTCCGTCTGGTGGTCTCGCTGGCCAAGCGCTACACCGGCCGCGGCATGCTCTTCCTGGACCTCATCCAGGAGGGCAACCTCGGTCTGATCCGCGCGGTCGAGAAGTTCGACTACACCAAGGGCTACAAGTTCTCCACGTACGCCACCTGGTGGATCCGTCAGGCGATCACCCGCGCCATGGCCGACCAGGCCCGCACCATCCGTATCCCGGTGCACATGGTCGAGGTCATCAACAAGCTCGCGCGCGTGCAGCGCCAGATGCTCCAGGACCTGGGCCGTGAGCCCACCCCGGAGGAGCTGGCCAAGGAACTCGACATGACCCCGGAGAAGGTCATCGAGGTCCAGAAGTACGGCCGTGAGCCGATCTCCCTCCACACCCCCCTGGGTGAGGACGGCGACAGCGAGTTCGGTGACCTCATCGAGGACTCCGAAGCGGTCGTTCCGGCCGACGCGGTCAGCTTCACGCTTCTTCAGGAGCAGCTGCACTCCGTGCTCGACACCCTGTCCGAGCGTGAGGCGGGCGTGGTCTCCATGCGCTTCGGTCTCACCGACGGCCAGCCGAAGACCCTCGACGAGATCGGCAAGGTCTACGGAGTGACGCGTGAGCGCATCCGCCAGATCGAGTCGAAGACGATGTCGAAGCTGCGTCACCCGTCGCGTTCGCAGGTCCTGCGCGACTACCTCGACTAG
- a CDS encoding ATP-binding cassette domain-containing protein has translation MIQAIGLTSNPRQELPPAVDDVSFEARTGRVTALLGAQGAGKTTALRLMLEIQQGRGVTYFRGRPLHRITHPSREVGVLLGEVPGHPGRTVRGQLRMLCAAAGVPVQRADDVLEVVGLVSLRDQRLGTLSRGMDRRLGLAGALLADPHTLVLDDPADGLSAREGGWLRGILRAHAAQGGTVLFSTADAKEAARTADRVVTLEAGRLVADQEAGDFARTRLRPRVAVRSPHAARLGALLSKEARAGQRSIEVVKEDGNRLSVYGSNCADIGETAFRHGILVHQLADEIGDAGPAAAAPEPSPEPEPTPSPVPGIGASGEQQAAAGDVLPEPGAEIGTEAEPEPGAMSTTKNLIPLATTDRPVTTDRLIITDPLATADSAAVTAPRPPATPSPLPPPISVRPARSPLRPLRYELRRAAGVGTGYLTTAAVLAVSAVLCVFLARSGHTPQPLLLAAWPQELPLPPAALGAGLLGALAFGEEFRHPALAADWGTVPRRLGLLCAKLLVAAVTALLLSLLVLASDAALLHLVYGEEVAKVPADWLSLSASWIALVAGCAWAGVLAGGVFRSTTAGLAAVLAVPIVVVPLVQKALEGPSVRSAAGLPGRLRDLALVQWPFGVERYLAGGVRMVAQPVGSALMLSVTALLCAYLLTGMRGRAR, from the coding sequence ATGATCCAGGCCATCGGACTGACCAGCAATCCCCGCCAGGAGCTGCCGCCCGCCGTCGACGACGTGTCCTTCGAGGCGCGAACAGGCCGTGTCACGGCGCTGCTCGGCGCGCAGGGCGCCGGCAAGACGACGGCGCTGAGGCTCATGCTCGAAATCCAACAGGGCCGAGGAGTCACCTACTTCAGAGGGCGTCCGCTGCACCGCATCACCCATCCGTCGCGCGAGGTGGGCGTCCTGCTGGGCGAGGTTCCGGGACACCCCGGCCGCACGGTCCGCGGCCAGCTGCGCATGCTGTGCGCCGCCGCCGGTGTGCCCGTTCAGCGAGCCGACGACGTACTCGAAGTCGTCGGTCTCGTCAGCCTCCGCGATCAGCGGCTCGGCACGCTCTCGCGCGGCATGGACCGCCGTCTCGGCCTGGCCGGCGCGCTGCTCGCCGACCCGCACACACTGGTCCTCGACGATCCCGCCGACGGGCTCTCGGCCCGTGAGGGCGGGTGGCTGCGCGGCATTCTGCGCGCGCACGCCGCGCAGGGGGGAACCGTCCTGTTCTCCACGGCCGATGCCAAGGAGGCCGCGCGGACCGCGGACCGGGTCGTCACGCTGGAGGCGGGCCGCCTGGTCGCCGACCAGGAGGCCGGGGACTTCGCCCGCACCCGGCTGCGCCCCCGGGTCGCGGTGCGCAGTCCGCACGCCGCACGCCTCGGCGCGCTCCTGTCCAAAGAGGCTCGTGCCGGTCAGCGCTCCATCGAGGTGGTGAAGGAGGACGGCAACCGGCTTTCGGTGTACGGCAGCAACTGCGCCGACATCGGGGAGACGGCGTTCCGTCACGGAATCCTCGTCCATCAACTCGCCGACGAGATCGGGGATGCGGGGCCCGCTGCCGCGGCGCCGGAGCCGTCGCCGGAACCCGAGCCGACGCCCTCTCCCGTGCCCGGAATCGGAGCCTCTGGTGAGCAGCAGGCCGCGGCAGGGGACGTGCTGCCCGAGCCCGGGGCCGAGATCGGGACCGAGGCGGAGCCCGAGCCCGGGGCCATGTCCACGACGAAGAACCTCATCCCGCTCGCCACCACGGACCGGCCCGTCACCACGGACCGGCTCATCATCACGGACCCGCTCGCCACCGCCGACTCGGCCGCTGTCACCGCCCCGCGGCCTCCCGCGACCCCGTCCCCCTTGCCGCCCCCCATCTCGGTCCGGCCCGCCCGCAGCCCCCTTCGCCCCTTGCGCTACGAACTGCGCCGCGCCGCCGGTGTCGGCACCGGGTACCTCACCACGGCCGCCGTGCTCGCCGTATCCGCCGTCCTCTGCGTCTTCCTCGCCAGGAGCGGTCACACGCCGCAGCCGCTCCTGCTTGCGGCCTGGCCGCAGGAACTCCCCTTGCCGCCCGCGGCGCTCGGCGCCGGGCTGCTCGGCGCCCTCGCCTTCGGTGAGGAGTTCCGCCATCCCGCCCTTGCCGCCGACTGGGGCACCGTCCCCCGCCGCCTGGGGCTGCTCTGTGCCAAGTTGCTCGTGGCGGCGGTCACCGCGCTCCTGCTGAGCCTGCTCGTCCTGGCCTCCGACGCCGCGCTGCTCCACCTCGTATACGGAGAGGAGGTCGCGAAGGTTCCCGCTGACTGGCTTTCGCTGAGCGCGAGTTGGATCGCTCTGGTGGCGGGGTGCGCCTGGGCGGGGGTACTCGCCGGAGGCGTCTTCCGGTCCACGACCGCCGGCCTCGCCGCGGTTCTCGCGGTGCCGATCGTCGTCGTACCCCTCGTACAGAAGGCCTTGGAGGGACCATCTGTGCGATCGGCGGCGGGGCTGCCGGGGAGGCTGCGTGATCTCGCGCTGGTGCAGTGGCCGTTCGGTGTCGAGCGGTATCTGGCCGGCGGAGTCCGGATGGTGGCCCAACCTGTGGGCAGTGCACTGATGTTGTCCGTTACCGCTCTGCTCTGCGCATATCTGCTCACGGGGATGCGCGGCAGGGCCCGATAG
- a CDS encoding S1 family peptidase: MPRPFARTFTAALALVAPVGVLPLASPTPAAADSVVIGGSPVRVADSPWVVALSSRDRFGGTRSGQFCGGVVVGRSTVLTAAHCLGEEVLGVPLREMRDLKVIVGREDLGTSKGREIPVREASVNPEYDSYSNSGDVAVLSLASPLPKGYAIPMAGEGDQAYEPGTRAAVYGWGDTTGGGDYARSLRSAQVRVLPDATCEEAYPGNSDGTYAAASMLCAGELEGGRDACQGDSGGPLVARGRLIGLVSWGSGCGRAGSPGVYTRISGVARDMPLRG, encoded by the coding sequence ATGCCTCGTCCTTTCGCCCGAACATTTACGGCGGCATTGGCCCTTGTCGCCCCGGTGGGGGTGCTGCCGCTGGCCTCTCCGACCCCCGCGGCTGCCGACAGCGTCGTCATCGGGGGCAGTCCCGTCCGGGTGGCCGACAGTCCCTGGGTGGTGGCGCTGTCCAGTCGTGACCGGTTCGGGGGTACGCGCTCGGGACAGTTCTGCGGAGGCGTGGTGGTCGGGCGCTCGACGGTCCTCACGGCGGCGCACTGCCTCGGTGAGGAAGTCCTGGGAGTGCCGCTGCGCGAGATGAGAGATCTGAAGGTGATCGTCGGCCGGGAAGATCTGGGTACGTCCAAGGGGCGTGAGATTCCGGTGCGCGAGGCGTCGGTCAATCCGGAGTACGACAGCTACTCGAACTCCGGTGACGTCGCGGTGCTGTCGCTGGCGAGCCCGCTTCCGAAGGGCTACGCGATCCCCATGGCCGGGGAGGGCGATCAGGCGTACGAACCCGGCACGCGCGCGGCTGTCTACGGGTGGGGTGACACAACGGGAGGGGGTGATTACGCGCGTTCGTTGCGCTCCGCACAGGTGCGAGTACTCCCTGATGCGACATGCGAGGAGGCCTATCCGGGAAATTCTGACGGAACGTATGCGGCCGCATCCATGCTGTGCGCGGGGGAACTTGAGGGCGGGCGGGACGCCTGCCAGGGGGACAGCGGCGGTCCGCTTGTCGCGCGCGGGCGGCTCATCGGCCTGGTGTCATGGGGGAGCGGCTGCGGGCGGGCCGGGAGTCCGGGGGTCTATACGCGGATCTCGGGCGTCGCGCGGGACATGCCTCTGCGCGGCTGA
- a CDS encoding FadR/GntR family transcriptional regulator yields MSTLAHTMMTAARSADSGLAGPGELDRYPYAEAPGADRVVAPSWDSADHDLGRVGRRTAGSRGRGLHGQLVQQLGQMIVSGDLGADRPLVPEEIGQRFEVSRTVVRESLRVLEAKGLVSARPNVGTRVRPVSDWNLLDPDIIEWRAFGPQRDDQRRELSELRWTIEPLAARLAAGHGREEVQQRLADMVEIMGHSLSQGDGITFSRADAEFHSLLIQLASNRMLEHLSGIVSAALQVSGGPVTGCDRPTEASLVHHSRIVDALAAGDGPGAEAAMRQLLTVHPEVERVVPAPREH; encoded by the coding sequence GTGAGTACCCTTGCGCACACCATGATGACCGCCGCCCGCTCCGCAGACTCCGGCCTCGCCGGCCCGGGCGAACTCGACCGCTACCCCTACGCCGAGGCCCCCGGTGCCGACCGCGTCGTCGCGCCCTCGTGGGACAGCGCCGACCACGATCTCGGCCGCGTGGGCCGGCGCACCGCAGGCAGCCGCGGCCGCGGCCTGCACGGCCAACTCGTCCAGCAGCTCGGCCAGATGATCGTCTCCGGCGATCTGGGTGCCGACCGCCCGCTGGTGCCCGAGGAGATCGGCCAGCGTTTCGAGGTCTCCCGCACCGTCGTCCGGGAATCGCTGCGTGTACTTGAAGCCAAGGGCCTGGTCAGCGCCAGGCCCAATGTCGGGACGCGCGTGCGGCCCGTCAGCGACTGGAACCTCCTTGACCCGGACATCATCGAGTGGCGTGCGTTCGGGCCGCAGCGTGACGACCAGCGCCGCGAACTCAGCGAGCTGCGCTGGACGATCGAGCCCCTCGCCGCCCGGCTCGCCGCGGGCCACGGCCGTGAGGAGGTGCAGCAGCGGCTCGCCGACATGGTCGAGATCATGGGCCACTCCCTGAGCCAGGGCGACGGGATCACCTTCTCCCGTGCCGACGCGGAGTTCCACTCGCTGCTCATCCAGCTCGCGAGCAACCGCATGCTGGAGCACCTGTCCGGCATCGTCTCGGCGGCGCTCCAGGTGTCGGGCGGCCCGGTCACCGGCTGCGACCGTCCCACCGAGGCGTCCCTGGTCCACCACTCGCGGATCGTCGACGCCCTCGCGGCGGGCGACGGCCCCGGTGCCGAGGCCGCCATGCGTCAGCTGCTCACCGTCCACCCTGAGGTGGAGCGCGTCGTGCCCGCCCCCCGCGAGCACTGA
- a CDS encoding DUF7455 domain-containing protein, translating to MTTVLTPASPLTAADRCDRCGAQAYLRVVLLSGGELLFCAHHGRKFEPELKKIAAEIQDETERLTAVPETNDEER from the coding sequence GTGACTACTGTTCTGACCCCCGCGAGCCCCCTGACGGCCGCTGATCGCTGCGACCGCTGCGGCGCCCAGGCATACCTGCGCGTCGTCCTGTTGAGCGGCGGTGAACTGCTCTTCTGCGCCCACCACGGCCGCAAGTTCGAGCCGGAACTCAAGAAGATCGCCGCTGAGATACAGGACGAGACGGAGCGGCTGACGGCCGTCCCGGAGACCAACGACGAGGAACGCTGA